One segment of Methanolinea sp. DNA contains the following:
- the purE gene encoding 5-(carboxyamino)imidazole ribonucleotide mutase, giving the protein MVDVSILSGSASDAAVVQKVTEVLNAHGISWEARVISAHRDPELLDEYVRGCDCKVFIAVAGLSAALPGAVAARTKRPVIGVPVSGKLLGGLDALLSIVQMPKGVPVACVGVDNGENAALLAIRILSLLGERRSPG; this is encoded by the coding sequence ATGGTCGACGTCTCGATTCTCTCCGGGTCGGCCTCTGACGCGGCGGTCGTCCAGAAGGTCACGGAGGTCCTCAACGCGCACGGCATCTCGTGGGAGGCCCGCGTCATCTCGGCCCACAGGGACCCCGAGCTCCTCGACGAGTACGTCCGCGGCTGCGACTGCAAGGTCTTCATCGCGGTCGCCGGGCTCTCCGCTGCCCTCCCCGGCGCCGTCGCGGCCCGGACGAAGCGGCCCGTCATCGGGGTCCCCGTGAGCGGGAAGCTCCTCGGGGGGCTGGATGCCCTCCTCTCGATCGTCCAGATGCCAAAGGGCGTCCCGGTCGCGTGCGTCGGCGTGGACAACGGGGAGAACGCGGCCCTCCTCGCGATCCGTATCCTCTCGCTCCTCGGGGAACGCCGGTCCCCGGGGTGA
- the ribC gene encoding riboflavin synthase has translation MKIGIADTTFARVNMGSIAIDEIRRHASVAVERVTVPGIKDLPVACKKLIEERKCDIVIALGMPGGKEKDRMCAHEASLGLIACQLMTNTHVIEVFVHEDEASDERELAWLAERRTREHAVNAVKLLLRPGDLVREAGTGQRQGFPDAGPARP, from the coding sequence ATGAAGATCGGGATCGCGGACACGACATTTGCCCGGGTGAACATGGGGAGCATCGCGATCGACGAGATCCGCCGCCACGCGAGCGTCGCCGTCGAGCGGGTCACGGTGCCCGGCATCAAGGACCTCCCGGTCGCGTGCAAGAAGCTCATCGAGGAGAGGAAGTGCGACATCGTGATCGCCCTCGGGATGCCGGGGGGGAAGGAGAAGGACAGGATGTGCGCGCACGAGGCCTCCCTCGGCCTGATCGCGTGCCAGCTCATGACGAACACGCACGTCATCGAGGTCTTCGTCCACGAGGACGAGGCCTCCGACGAGCGCGAGCTCGCGTGGCTCGCGGAGAGGAGGACGCGGGAGCACGCGGTCAACGCGGTGAAACTCCTGCTCCGGCCCGGGGACCTCGTCAGGGAGGCGGGGACGGGCCAGAGGCAGGGGTTCCCGGACGCGGGGCCGGCCCGGCCGTGA
- a CDS encoding alanine--glyoxylate aminotransferase family protein: MEKEPLLMLPGPVPVPERVRAAMVRQAINHRGPEFSAAYADCVRILKSAFGTANDLFVISGSGTAAMEAAVGNFARGRKIACLVNGKFGERLQKIAQRYGTVTEIASPWGTPLDLGRLEEALGAGAEVVTLVHNETSAGIKNPAEKVGRLCRRHDALLVMDGITSVGGDEVRADEWGVDVLVTGSQKCLAAPAGLSAISVSARAWERMTEPRPFYLDLAAYRKSAAGKIMETPYTPAVPLFLALREACLLIEEEGLAARIARHRRLADAVRAAARAWGISLFPRLDADHAYSNTVTALSYPPGVDDSAFRAAVKKMGIEVAGGQDHLKGKIFRIGTMGAVGAPEILATLAAVQFALRRNGFAPEGDGVMAAAEVLG; this comes from the coding sequence ATGGAAAAAGAACCTCTCCTGATGCTCCCGGGACCCGTGCCCGTTCCGGAGCGGGTCCGCGCGGCGATGGTCAGGCAGGCCATCAACCACCGGGGACCGGAGTTCTCGGCCGCGTACGCGGACTGCGTGCGCATCCTCAAGTCGGCTTTCGGGACGGCAAACGACCTCTTCGTGATAAGCGGGTCGGGGACGGCGGCGATGGAGGCCGCGGTGGGCAATTTCGCGAGGGGGAGGAAGATCGCCTGCCTCGTGAACGGGAAATTCGGGGAACGGCTCCAGAAGATCGCGCAGCGGTACGGGACCGTGACCGAGATCGCGTCCCCGTGGGGAACCCCCCTCGACCTCGGGCGGCTTGAAGAGGCCCTCGGCGCGGGCGCGGAGGTCGTCACACTCGTCCACAACGAGACATCGGCGGGCATCAAGAACCCCGCCGAGAAGGTCGGGAGGCTCTGCAGGAGGCACGACGCCCTCCTCGTCATGGACGGCATCACGTCGGTCGGGGGGGACGAGGTGAGGGCGGACGAGTGGGGCGTGGACGTCCTCGTGACGGGGTCCCAGAAGTGCCTCGCGGCGCCGGCAGGCCTCTCCGCGATCTCGGTGAGCGCGAGGGCGTGGGAGAGGATGACCGAGCCGCGGCCGTTCTACCTTGACCTCGCGGCGTACAGGAAGAGCGCGGCGGGGAAGATCATGGAGACGCCGTACACCCCGGCCGTCCCCCTCTTCCTCGCCCTCCGCGAGGCCTGCCTCCTCATCGAGGAGGAGGGGCTCGCCGCCCGCATCGCCCGGCACAGGCGCCTCGCGGACGCCGTGAGGGCCGCGGCGAGGGCGTGGGGCATCTCCCTCTTCCCGAGGCTGGACGCGGACCACGCGTACTCGAACACCGTGACCGCCCTCTCCTACCCGCCGGGCGTGGATGACAGCGCGTTCCGCGCGGCGGTCAAGAAGATGGGGATAGAGGTCGCGGGCGGGCAGGACCACCTCAAGGGGAAGATCTTCCGGATCGGGACGATGGGCGCGGTGGGCGCGCCCGAGATCCTCGCGACGCTCGCGGCGGTCCAGTTCGCCCTCCGCAGGAATGGTTTTGCACCCGAGGGCGACGGGGTGATGGCGGCGGCAGAGGTCCTCGGATGA